A single region of the bacterium genome encodes:
- a CDS encoding Gfo/Idh/MocA family oxidoreductase — protein sequence MVEAFAPGNLNYGVVGVGVQGECHVQCAATAPNATLVAVCDLNEERARAMGLKYGARHVFTDYRDLFARDEIEAVSLVLPDHLHREVAEAALAAGKHVLLEKPMATTVADAEAILAAQKASGKQLMVNWSNRWMHAFAQTKDALERGELGDPMYCYARLNNTLYVPTQMLSWSRNTRLPFWLICHRYDIARWYFKSEARRVNAVCRSGKLQSLGIDTPDFYQATVEFENGCVGNFESCWIMPESMPYMVDSKFELICSDGYVNIDPALPMFQFATNAKAADRGILYGQVMGVPVGFVYQAFQHFVNCCLKDETPPITGEDGLQITKALVAMVESAETGQPVDLA from the coding sequence ATGGTCGAAGCCTTTGCCCCGGGGAACCTGAACTACGGCGTCGTCGGCGTGGGCGTGCAGGGCGAGTGCCACGTCCAGTGTGCCGCTACTGCCCCCAACGCCACCCTCGTCGCGGTCTGCGACCTGAACGAGGAGCGCGCCCGCGCCATGGGCCTCAAGTATGGCGCCAGGCACGTGTTCACCGACTACCGCGACCTGTTCGCACGCGATGAGATCGAGGCCGTCTCGCTCGTGCTGCCCGATCATCTACACCGCGAGGTCGCCGAAGCGGCCCTGGCGGCCGGGAAGCATGTGCTGCTGGAGAAGCCGATGGCGACGACCGTTGCCGACGCCGAGGCCATCCTGGCCGCCCAGAAGGCGTCGGGCAAGCAGCTCATGGTCAACTGGTCCAACCGCTGGATGCATGCCTTCGCCCAGACGAAGGACGCCCTGGAGCGGGGCGAACTGGGCGACCCGATGTACTGCTACGCCCGCCTGAACAACACGCTCTACGTGCCCACGCAGATGCTCTCATGGTCGCGGAATACCCGCCTGCCCTTCTGGCTGATCTGCCACCGCTACGACATTGCCCGCTGGTACTTCAAGTCCGAGGCCAGGCGCGTCAACGCCGTCTGCCGGTCGGGGAAGCTGCAGAGTCTGGGGATTGACACCCCGGACTTCTACCAGGCCACCGTCGAGTTCGAGAATGGCTGCGTGGGCAACTTCGAGAGCTGCTGGATCATGCCCGAGAGCATGCCGTACATGGTGGACAGCAAGTTCGAGTTGATCTGCAGCGACGGCTATGTGAACATAGACCCGGCGCTGCCGATGTTCCAGTTCGCCACCAACGCCAAGGCCGCGGACCGCGGGATCCTGTACGGGCAGGTCATGGGCGTCCCGGTCGGGTTCGTCTACCAGGCCTTCCAGCATTTCGTGAACTGCTGCCTGAAGGACGAGACGCCGCCGATCACGGGGGAGGATGGCCTGCAGATCACGAAGGCCCTAGTGGCGATGGTCGAGTCGGCCGAGACGGGGCAGCCCGTTGATCTCGCCTGA
- a CDS encoding DUF1559 domain-containing protein, translating to MRRGFTLIELLVVIAIIAILAAILFPVFAKAREKARQTSCLSNVKQLILGALQYAQDYDERLPKHGTRCNAPGVGGDGTGNPDDRCQWDKIEPYVKNTQCRYCPSGSGLRYGWNIDGGITPGAALGAFTMPASTVLMGDTQYTGPYFRWGTPGRCPTGQGITNLGCVPTRHNEGANFGMMDGHAKWYSYQSMVGSVASGAIRWSP from the coding sequence ATGCGCCGCGGCTTCACGCTCATCGAGCTGTTGGTGGTGATCGCCATCATTGCCATCCTGGCGGCGATCCTGTTCCCCGTCTTCGCCAAGGCCCGTGAGAAGGCCCGACAGACGAGCTGCTTGAGCAACGTGAAGCAGCTCATACTTGGGGCGCTGCAGTATGCGCAAGACTACGACGAACGCCTCCCCAAGCACGGCACCCGCTGCAACGCGCCGGGTGTCGGGGGCGACGGGACGGGCAACCCCGACGACCGCTGCCAGTGGGACAAGATTGAGCCGTACGTCAAGAACACGCAGTGCCGCTATTGCCCCAGCGGGTCAGGTCTCCGCTATGGCTGGAACATCGACGGGGGCATCACCCCGGGGGCGGCCCTCGGGGCCTTCACCATGCCCGCGTCCACGGTGCTGATGGGTGACACACAGTACACCGGACCGTACTTCCGGTGGGGTACACCGGGCCGCTGCCCCACGGGCCAGGGCATCACCAACCTCGGCTGCGTGCCCACCCGCCACAACGAGGGGGCGAACTTCGGGATGATGGACGGCCATGCCAAGTGGTACTCGTACCAGAGCATGGTCGGGTCGGTGGCCAGCGGCGCCATTCGGTGGTCCCCCTAG
- a CDS encoding DUF1559 domain-containing protein encodes MRRGFTLIELLVVIAIIAILAAILFPVFAKAREKARQTSCLSNLKQWGLAAMQYAQDFDERLPKHGTKCGGAGANQLDVCQLNKMQPYVKNTQMATCPSSSNTWGIGWNIGMRDNSIGLAIGTIVSPAQTVIMGDGGRNAPFISGRDPGSCPVTEGVTNWGCIPLRHNDGANYILADGHAKWYSYVNMRGAEANGSLTWHP; translated from the coding sequence ATGCGCCGTGGTTTCACCCTCATCGAGTTGCTGGTTGTGATCGCCATCATCGCTATTCTGGCGGCGATCCTATTCCCCGTCTTCGCCAAGGCCCGTGAGAAAGCCCGGCAGACCAGTTGTCTGTCGAACCTGAAGCAGTGGGGCCTGGCGGCCATGCAGTACGCTCAGGACTTCGACGAGCGGCTCCCCAAACATGGCACCAAGTGCGGTGGCGCAGGCGCGAACCAGCTCGACGTATGCCAACTCAACAAGATGCAGCCGTACGTCAAGAACACCCAGATGGCCACCTGTCCAAGTTCGAGTAACACCTGGGGCATCGGCTGGAACATCGGCATGCGGGACAACAGCATCGGCCTCGCCATCGGCACCATCGTGTCGCCGGCTCAGACGGTCATCATGGGCGATGGTGGGCGCAACGCGCCGTTCATTAGCGGGCGGGACCCGGGTTCGTGCCCGGTCACCGAAGGGGTCACCAACTGGGGCTGCATCCCGCTGCGCCACAATGACGGCGCCAACTACATCCTGGCTGACGGCCACGCCAAGTGGTACTCCTACGTCAACATGCGCGGGGCCGAAGCCAACGGCAGCCTCACCTGGCATCCGTAG